A genome region from Streptomyces sp. NBC_01296 includes the following:
- a CDS encoding type I polyketide synthase has product MNESWRMDMSAPDQQVVEALRASLKENARLQQENSTLVAAAAEPIAIVSMACRYAGGIRGPEDFWRVVSEGADVYSTFPEDRGWDVEGLYHPDPDNPGTTYVREGAFLRDAAQFDAGFFGISPREALAMDPQQRQLLEVSWETFERAGIDPHSVRGSDIGVFAGIVHQDYAPDLSGFEGYLSLERALGTAGGVASGRVAYTLGLEGPAVTVDTMCSSSLVAIHLAAQALRRGECSMALAGGSTVMATPGGFVGFSRQRALAFDGRCKSYAAGADGSGWAEGVGVVLLERLSVAQERGHQVLAVIRGSAVNQDGASNGLTAPNGPSQQRVIRKALDSAGLSPSDVDAVEGHGTGTVLGDPIEAQALLATYGQGRDPEQPLWLGSVKSVIGHTQAASGVAAVINMVQALRHRTLPATLHVDAPTPQVDWSAGAVELLTEAREWPQNGHPRRAGVSAFGASGTNAHMILEEAPQEAAEPVTDEARPAGAVPLVVSAGTAGSLAAQAGQLAEYLDGADEVPLADVARALVSGRAVLGERAVVVADSADEALAGLQALARGESAPGLVTGAGTPGKVVWVFPGQGSQWVGMGRELLDSSPVFAERIAQCAAALERWVDWSLLDVLRGETEPELLQRVDVVQPASFAVMVGLAAVWSSVGVEPDAVLGHSQGEIAAACVAGALSLEDAARVVALRSQAIAKDLAGRGGMASVALNVDEAVARLEPWADRVEVAAVNGPTSVVIAGDAEALDEALDALDDQGVRIRRVAVDYASHTRHVEAIRETLAEALAGVTAQAPTVPFYSTVTGTWVEDADVLDGAYWYRNLRGQVGFGPAVADLLTQGHGVFVEVSAHPVLVQPITETIDKADTDTDVVVTGSLRREDGGLRRLFASLAELFVRGVAVDWAEVLPAGAASARIDLPTYAFDHQHYWIQMGGSATDAASLGLTGADHPLLGAVVQLPQSDGLVFTSRLSLRTHPWLAGHAIGGVVIIPGTMYVDLAVRAGDEFGYGVLEELVIESPLVLPEQGGVRLQVAVGGPGETGSRTVDVYSQREDAAGDGGANEWTRHATGLLAASSASSVKRGTGQEYDFAAWPPPGAEPVEVGTFYTDLLERGYAYGPAFQGLRAVWRRGDEVFAEAVLPEEQREEAGKFGMHPALLDAALHTNAFANPDDDRQVLPFAWNGLVLHAVGASALRVRVAPCGPDALSFQAADETGDLVLTMDSLVSLPVSTDQLGAAAGDESRDSLFGVEWTELSAAQGGEPAPSWVAVSGADDVVALAGSAAVPAVAVLQAVAGADGEDAVLESTSRVLEVVQAWLAGTGLEESSLVVVTRGAVPAGDGTVTDPAGSAVWGLVRAAQAENPDRIILIDTDPASGDGAGAVLGAVLASGEPQVAVRGTALCVPRLVRAGGEVPDEPAVFGAEGTVLVTGGTGALGGLVARHLVTRHGVRHLLLAGRRGPAAEGVQELVAELTELGAAVSVAACDVSDRGQVEALLASVPAEHRLTGVVHMAGVLDDGVIATLTPERLATVFAPKVDAVRHLDELTRGLDLDAFIVFSSAASLMGSAGQGNYAAANAFLDGLMAGRRAAGLPALSLAWGLWEQSNGLTAHLSAVDQARMSRGGVLAMTPAEGLHILDVGLHTDQALLVPIKLDLKAMRSQAAAGGGVPHLLRGLVRASRRVARAAAGDSSGLVRRLAGLSPAEQESILLTVVQAESGNVLGFSGPELAQGTRGFSDIGFDSLTAVELRNRLSAATGVKLPATLIFDYPTPVALARHLREELGDAAAGTPASAAAVVADPDEPIAIVGMACRLPGGVADPDGLWQLVAEGREGMSSFPDDRGWDLDGLHDPDSDRTGTSSAGQGGFLHEAAQFDAAFFGISPNEALAMDPQQRLLLEASWEALERAGIDPSTAQGSNIGVFSGVSIHDYVESLTNMPAELEGFVTTATAGSVASGRVSYAFGFEGPAVTVDTACSSSLVAMHLAAQALRQGECSMALAGGVAVMGSPIGILGMSRQRGMAADGRCKAYADGADGTVLSEGVGLVVLERLSVARERGHRVLAVLRGSAVNQDGASNGLTAPNGPSQQRVIRKALASAGLTASDVDVVEGHGTGTALGDPIEAQALLATYGRDRDPEQPLWLGSLKSNIGHTQAAAGVAGVIKMVQALRHGVMPPTLHVHEPSHQVDWSAGAIELLTESREWPRNGHPRRVGVSSFGISGTNAHLILEEAPAETAETVAQAPAPAGVVPLVVSARSAGSLAGQAGRLAAFVEGADGVSTADVAGALVSGRTVFGERAVVVAGSADEALTGLQALARGEDAAGVVSGSATASGKVVWVFPGQGSQWAGMGRELLDSSPVFAERIAECAAALEPWIDWSLIDVLRGEGDPELIERVDVLQPASFAVMVGLAAVWESVGVKPDAVLGHSQGEIAAACVAGALSLEDAARVVTLRSQAIAKELAGRGGMASVALSADEALVRIEPWADRVEVAAVNGPSSVVIAGDAEALDEALEALTGEGVRVRRVAVDYASHTRHVEAIRDTLAETLAGIDAQAPTVPFYSTVAGGWVVDAGVLDGDYWYRNLRGQVGFGPAVADLLDQGHGVFVEVSAHPVLVQPVSEIVDGTDTDAVVTGSLRREDGGPRRLLASMAELFVRGVAVDWSGVLPQTAPSRRVDLPTYAFDHQHYWLQTAGSATDAASLGQTTADHPLLGAVVQLPQSDGLVFTSRLSLKSQPWLADHTIAGVVLLPGTGMVELAVRAGDEAGCGVLDELVIEAPLVVPEHGGVRVQVAVGGPGENASRTVEIYSQREDAAGEGVWTRHATGVLSASARTGGSGTGFDFAAWPPAGAQPVEVGDFYSGLGERGYGYGPAFQGVRAVWRRGDEVFAEVALPEGQRKDAGRFGIHPALLDAALHAGTPDAAEADGQLQPLDWNGLLLHAAGASALRVRLAPFGPDALAVEAADETGGLVLTLDSLVSRPVSAAQWETAGGTARTDSLFRVEWTELSQAQGAGLSPSWLPVADADDVAAFAGSADAPAVAVLEAVGGTGEGAVLDLTSRVLEVVQAWLAGSGLEESRLVVVTRGAVPAGDGAVTDPAGSAVWGLVRAAQGENPDRIVLLDTDPAAEGAAELVLGAVLAGGEPQVAVRGTVLSAPRLVRAGDEAPDAPVVFGPEGTVLVTGGTGSLGGLVARHLVSRRGVRQLLLASRRGPEAEGVQELVAELTEQGAAVSVVACDVSDRGQVEALLASVPAEHRLTGVVHTAGVLDAGVIETLTPERLARVFAPKVDAVRHLDELTRGLDLDAFVVYSSVSAVFMGAGSGSYAAANAYLDGLMAHRRAAGVPGLSLAWGLWDQTSGMAANTDDLTRNRMNRRGGLQAMPLAEGMELFEAALGSAQSLLVPAKLDLRGVRADAAAGGGVPHMLRSLVRAGRQQAQAADTADEGRKLYDRLAALTAADQAKVLLDLVRTQVAAVLGHAGPESVRTDMAFKDAGFDSLTSVELRNRLREATGLKLPATLVFDYPAPQVLARHLHQELLPADDAIEMEVDEERLRNALVSLPLARFREAGLMEALVKLVARGDGEPEIGGIDNADEERAIAELDVDDLVQLALGE; this is encoded by the coding sequence GTGAACGAATCGTGGAGGATGGATATGTCGGCGCCCGACCAGCAGGTCGTCGAGGCACTGCGTGCCTCGCTGAAGGAGAACGCCCGGCTTCAGCAGGAGAACAGCACACTCGTCGCGGCAGCCGCGGAGCCCATCGCGATCGTGTCCATGGCCTGCCGGTACGCCGGCGGGATCCGCGGGCCGGAGGACTTCTGGCGGGTGGTGTCCGAGGGCGCCGACGTGTACAGCACGTTCCCCGAGGACCGCGGCTGGGACGTGGAGGGCCTCTACCACCCGGACCCCGACAACCCCGGTACGACGTACGTGCGCGAAGGCGCCTTCCTGCGCGACGCGGCGCAGTTCGACGCCGGGTTCTTCGGCATCTCGCCGCGTGAGGCCCTGGCGATGGACCCCCAGCAGCGACAGCTGCTCGAGGTGTCCTGGGAGACCTTCGAGCGGGCCGGCATCGACCCCCACTCGGTACGCGGCAGCGACATCGGCGTCTTCGCCGGAATCGTGCACCAGGACTACGCGCCCGACCTCAGCGGCTTCGAGGGCTACCTCAGCCTGGAGCGCGCGCTGGGCACGGCGGGCGGCGTCGCCTCCGGGCGGGTCGCCTACACCCTCGGGCTCGAGGGCCCCGCGGTGACGGTCGACACCATGTGCTCCTCCTCGCTGGTCGCGATCCACCTCGCCGCACAGGCGCTGCGCCGGGGCGAGTGCTCCATGGCGCTCGCGGGCGGCTCGACGGTCATGGCGACGCCGGGCGGGTTCGTCGGGTTCTCGCGTCAGCGCGCACTCGCCTTCGACGGGCGCTGCAAGTCCTACGCCGCCGGCGCCGACGGCTCCGGCTGGGCCGAGGGCGTGGGCGTGGTGCTGCTGGAGCGGCTCTCGGTGGCGCAGGAGCGCGGGCACCAGGTACTGGCCGTGATCCGCGGCAGTGCCGTGAACCAGGACGGTGCGTCCAACGGCCTGACCGCGCCGAACGGTCCCTCGCAGCAGCGGGTGATCCGCAAGGCGCTCGACAGCGCCGGGCTCTCCCCGTCCGACGTGGACGCGGTGGAGGGCCACGGCACGGGCACGGTGCTGGGCGACCCGATCGAGGCGCAGGCGCTGCTGGCCACGTACGGGCAGGGCCGCGACCCGGAACAGCCGCTGTGGCTCGGCTCGGTCAAGTCCGTCATCGGGCACACGCAGGCGGCGTCCGGCGTGGCCGCCGTGATCAACATGGTCCAGGCGCTGCGGCACCGTACGCTCCCGGCCACCCTGCACGTGGACGCGCCCACCCCGCAGGTGGACTGGTCCGCGGGCGCGGTCGAGCTGCTGACCGAGGCGCGGGAGTGGCCGCAGAACGGCCACCCGCGCCGCGCCGGTGTTTCCGCGTTCGGGGCCAGCGGCACGAACGCGCACATGATCCTGGAGGAGGCGCCGCAGGAGGCCGCGGAGCCCGTCACGGACGAGGCCCGGCCTGCCGGTGCGGTGCCGCTCGTGGTGTCGGCGGGGACCGCAGGCTCGCTGGCGGCCCAGGCCGGGCAGCTCGCGGAATACCTCGACGGCGCCGACGAGGTGCCGCTGGCGGACGTGGCCCGAGCACTGGTGTCGGGCCGCGCGGTGCTGGGCGAGCGTGCGGTGGTCGTGGCCGACTCCGCCGACGAGGCGCTGGCCGGTCTGCAGGCGCTGGCGCGCGGTGAGAGCGCGCCCGGTCTGGTGACCGGTGCGGGCACGCCCGGCAAGGTCGTCTGGGTCTTCCCCGGCCAGGGCTCCCAGTGGGTGGGCATGGGCCGTGAACTCCTCGACTCCTCGCCGGTGTTCGCCGAGCGGATCGCGCAGTGCGCTGCCGCGCTGGAGCGGTGGGTGGACTGGTCGCTGCTGGACGTGCTGCGCGGCGAGACCGAGCCCGAGCTCCTGCAGCGGGTCGATGTGGTGCAGCCGGCCAGCTTCGCCGTGATGGTGGGCCTGGCCGCGGTGTGGTCGTCGGTGGGTGTGGAGCCGGACGCGGTGCTCGGTCACTCGCAGGGTGAGATAGCCGCGGCGTGTGTCGCGGGTGCGCTCTCGCTGGAGGACGCGGCGCGCGTCGTGGCGCTGCGCAGCCAGGCGATTGCCAAGGACCTGGCCGGGCGCGGCGGTATGGCTTCCGTCGCGCTGAACGTGGACGAGGCCGTCGCGCGGCTGGAGCCGTGGGCGGACCGGGTCGAGGTGGCCGCCGTCAACGGCCCGACCTCCGTGGTGATCGCGGGTGACGCCGAGGCGCTGGACGAGGCGCTGGACGCACTCGACGACCAGGGCGTCCGGATACGCCGGGTGGCCGTGGACTACGCGTCCCACACCCGGCACGTGGAGGCCATCCGCGAGACGCTGGCCGAAGCACTGGCCGGTGTCACCGCGCAGGCCCCGACGGTGCCGTTCTACTCCACCGTCACGGGCACGTGGGTGGAGGACGCCGACGTCCTGGACGGCGCGTACTGGTACCGCAATCTGCGCGGACAGGTGGGCTTCGGCCCGGCCGTGGCCGACCTGCTCACGCAGGGCCACGGCGTGTTCGTCGAGGTCAGCGCCCACCCGGTGCTGGTCCAGCCGATCACCGAGACCATCGACAAGGCCGACACCGACACCGACGTGGTGGTGACCGGCTCGCTGCGCCGCGAGGACGGTGGCCTGCGCCGGCTGTTCGCCTCGCTGGCCGAGCTGTTCGTCCGCGGTGTGGCCGTGGACTGGGCCGAGGTGCTGCCCGCCGGAGCCGCCTCCGCCCGCATCGACCTGCCGACGTACGCCTTCGACCACCAGCACTACTGGATCCAGATGGGCGGGTCGGCCACGGACGCGGCCTCGCTGGGACTGACCGGGGCCGATCACCCGCTGCTGGGCGCGGTGGTGCAGCTGCCGCAGTCCGACGGACTGGTCTTCACCTCGCGGCTCTCGCTGCGGACGCACCCCTGGCTGGCCGGTCACGCGATCGGCGGCGTGGTGATCATCCCCGGCACGATGTACGTCGACCTCGCGGTCCGGGCCGGCGACGAGTTCGGCTACGGCGTCCTGGAAGAACTCGTGATCGAGTCACCGCTGGTGCTCCCCGAGCAGGGCGGCGTGCGGTTGCAGGTCGCGGTCGGCGGACCGGGCGAAACCGGCTCGCGCACGGTGGACGTGTACTCGCAGCGCGAGGACGCCGCCGGCGACGGCGGCGCGAACGAATGGACGCGGCACGCCACTGGGCTCCTGGCGGCGTCGTCGGCGTCGTCGGTGAAACGGGGAACGGGACAGGAATACGACTTCGCCGCGTGGCCGCCCCCGGGCGCCGAGCCGGTCGAGGTCGGGACCTTCTACACCGACCTGCTCGAGCGCGGCTACGCGTACGGTCCGGCGTTCCAGGGCCTGCGGGCGGTGTGGCGGCGCGGTGACGAGGTCTTCGCGGAGGCCGTCCTGCCCGAGGAGCAGCGGGAGGAAGCCGGCAAGTTCGGCATGCACCCGGCGCTGCTGGATGCGGCCCTCCACACGAACGCGTTCGCCAACCCGGACGACGACCGCCAGGTGCTGCCGTTCGCGTGGAACGGGCTGGTGCTGCATGCCGTGGGTGCCTCGGCACTGCGGGTGAGGGTCGCCCCGTGCGGGCCGGACGCGCTGTCGTTCCAGGCCGCCGACGAGACCGGCGACCTGGTCCTGACGATGGACTCGCTGGTGTCCCTGCCCGTATCCACCGACCAGTTGGGCGCCGCGGCAGGCGACGAGAGCCGCGACTCGCTGTTCGGGGTGGAGTGGACCGAGCTGTCTGCGGCTCAGGGTGGGGAGCCGGCGCCGTCGTGGGTGGCCGTTTCCGGCGCCGACGACGTCGTGGCTCTGGCCGGGAGCGCCGCCGTCCCGGCGGTGGCGGTCCTGCAGGCCGTGGCCGGCGCCGACGGCGAGGACGCGGTACTGGAGTCGACCTCCCGGGTGCTGGAGGTCGTCCAGGCGTGGCTGGCCGGGACCGGGCTGGAGGAGTCGAGCCTGGTCGTGGTGACCCGGGGCGCCGTCCCCGCCGGCGACGGTACGGTGACCGACCCGGCCGGATCGGCCGTGTGGGGTCTGGTGCGCGCCGCGCAGGCCGAGAACCCCGACCGGATCATTCTGATCGACACCGACCCGGCCTCCGGCGACGGAGCCGGAGCCGTGCTGGGCGCGGTGCTGGCCAGCGGCGAACCGCAGGTCGCGGTGCGCGGAACGGCCCTCTGCGTCCCCCGGCTCGTCCGGGCCGGCGGCGAGGTCCCGGACGAGCCCGCGGTGTTCGGGGCCGAAGGGACCGTCCTGGTCACGGGTGGCACCGGCGCCCTGGGCGGTCTGGTGGCCCGGCACCTGGTCACCCGGCACGGGGTGCGGCACCTGCTGCTGGCCGGCCGTCGGGGTCCGGCTGCCGAGGGTGTGCAGGAGCTGGTCGCCGAGCTCACCGAGCTGGGCGCTGCGGTGTCGGTGGCGGCCTGTGACGTGTCCGACCGCGGCCAGGTCGAGGCCCTGCTGGCTTCGGTGCCGGCCGAGCACCGCCTGACCGGTGTCGTGCACATGGCCGGTGTGCTGGACGACGGCGTGATCGCGACGCTGACCCCGGAGCGGCTCGCGACGGTGTTCGCGCCCAAGGTGGACGCGGTACGGCACCTGGATGAGCTGACCCGCGGCCTGGACCTCGACGCGTTCATCGTGTTCTCGTCCGCCGCCTCGCTCATGGGGTCGGCAGGCCAGGGCAACTACGCGGCGGCGAACGCCTTCCTCGACGGGCTGATGGCCGGCCGTCGGGCGGCGGGCCTGCCCGCACTGTCGCTGGCCTGGGGCCTGTGGGAGCAGAGCAACGGCCTGACCGCTCACCTCAGCGCCGTCGACCAGGCCCGTATGAGCCGTGGCGGCGTGCTGGCGATGACGCCGGCCGAGGGCCTGCACATCCTTGACGTCGGCCTGCACACGGACCAGGCGCTGCTGGTGCCGATCAAGCTGGACCTGAAGGCCATGCGAAGCCAGGCCGCAGCCGGCGGGGGAGTCCCGCATCTCCTGCGCGGCCTGGTTCGCGCGAGCCGGCGCGTGGCGCGGGCGGCTGCCGGGGACAGCAGCGGACTGGTCCGCAGGCTCGCCGGGCTGTCGCCCGCCGAGCAGGAGAGCATCCTGCTGACCGTCGTCCAGGCCGAGTCGGGCAACGTACTCGGCTTCAGCGGCCCCGAACTGGCGCAGGGCACCCGCGGGTTCAGCGACATCGGGTTCGACTCGCTGACCGCGGTCGAGCTGCGGAACCGGCTGAGCGCGGCGACCGGCGTGAAGCTGCCCGCCACGCTGATCTTCGACTACCCCACCCCGGTCGCGCTCGCCCGCCACCTGCGCGAGGAGCTCGGCGACGCGGCGGCCGGCACCCCTGCCTCGGCTGCGGCCGTCGTCGCGGATCCGGACGAGCCGATCGCGATCGTCGGGATGGCGTGCCGGCTGCCGGGCGGTGTCGCGGACCCCGACGGCCTGTGGCAGCTGGTGGCCGAGGGCCGTGAGGGCATGTCGTCGTTCCCCGACGACCGCGGCTGGGACCTGGACGGTCTGCACGACCCGGACTCCGACCGTACGGGCACCTCGTCCGCCGGCCAGGGCGGATTCCTGCACGAGGCCGCGCAGTTCGACGCCGCGTTCTTCGGCATCTCGCCCAACGAGGCGCTGGCGATGGACCCGCAGCAGCGGCTGCTGCTGGAGGCCTCCTGGGAGGCGCTGGAGCGGGCGGGCATCGACCCGAGCACGGCACAGGGCAGCAACATCGGCGTCTTCTCCGGTGTCTCCATCCACGACTACGTCGAGTCCCTGACGAACATGCCCGCGGAGCTCGAAGGCTTCGTCACGACCGCCACGGCGGGCAGTGTGGCCTCGGGCCGCGTGTCGTACGCCTTCGGTTTCGAGGGCCCCGCGGTCACGGTGGACACGGCCTGCTCCTCGTCCCTGGTGGCGATGCACCTGGCCGCGCAGGCACTGCGCCAGGGCGAGTGCTCCATGGCGCTCGCCGGCGGTGTCGCCGTGATGGGATCGCCGATCGGAATCCTCGGCATGTCGCGCCAGCGGGGCATGGCCGCCGACGGCCGGTGCAAGGCGTACGCGGACGGCGCGGACGGCACGGTGCTGTCCGAGGGCGTCGGCCTGGTGGTGCTCGAGCGGCTGTCGGTGGCGCGTGAGCGCGGGCACCGGGTGCTGGCGGTGCTGCGCGGCAGTGCGGTCAACCAGGACGGTGCGTCGAACGGTCTGACCGCGCCGAACGGTCCCTCGCAGCAGCGGGTGATCCGCAAGGCCCTGGCCAGCGCCGGACTCACCGCGTCCGACGTGGACGTCGTGGAGGGCCACGGCACGGGAACGGCCCTGGGTGACCCGATCGAGGCGCAGGCGCTCCTGGCGACGTACGGGCGGGACCGGGACCCGGAGCAGCCGCTGTGGCTGGGCTCGTTGAAGTCCAACATCGGTCATACGCAGGCGGCTGCCGGTGTGGCCGGCGTGATCAAGATGGTGCAGGCGCTGCGCCACGGCGTCATGCCGCCCACGCTGCACGTGCACGAGCCTTCACATCAGGTGGACTGGTCTGCTGGTGCCATCGAGCTGCTGACGGAGTCGCGGGAGTGGCCGCGCAACGGTCATCCGCGTCGGGTCGGTGTGTCCTCGTTCGGCATCAGCGGGACGAATGCGCACCTGATCCTGGAGGAGGCGCCCGCGGAGACGGCCGAGACCGTCGCGCAAGCGCCGGCGCCCGCCGGTGTGGTGCCGCTCGTGGTGTCGGCGCGGAGCGCCGGTTCGCTTGCGGGCCAGGCGGGTCGGCTGGCGGCGTTCGTCGAGGGCGCCGATGGGGTGTCGACGGCGGATGTGGCCGGGGCGTTGGTGTCGGGCCGTACGGTCTTCGGTGAGCGTGCGGTGGTGGTCGCGGGTTCGGCCGATGAGGCGCTGACCGGGCTGCAGGCGCTGGCGCGCGGTGAGGATGCGGCCGGTGTGGTGTCCGGGAGTGCGACTGCTTCGGGCAAGGTCGTGTGGGTGTTCCCGGGTCAGGGCTCGCAGTGGGCGGGTATGGGCCGTGAACTCCTGGACTCTTCCCCGGTGTTCGCGGAGCGGATCGCTGAGTGTGCTGCCGCGCTGGAGCCGTGGATCGACTGGTCGCTGATCGACGTACTGCGCGGCGAAGGCGACCCTGAGCTCATCGAGCGGGTGGACGTCCTGCAGCCGGCGAGCTTCGCCGTGATGGTGGGCCTGGCGGCGGTGTGGGAGTCGGTCGGGGTCAAGCCCGATGCGGTGCTCGGCCACTCGCAGGGCGAGATCGCCGCGGCTTGCGTGGCGGGTGCGCTCTCGCTGGAGGACGCGGCCCGTGTGGTGACGCTGCGCAGCCAGGCGATTGCCAAGGAGCTTGCGGGGCGCGGTGGTATGGCTTCGGTCGCGCTGAGCGCGGACGAGGCGCTCGTACGGATTGAGCCGTGGGCGGATCGGGTCGAGGTGGCCGCGGTCAACGGCCCGTCGTCGGTGGTGATCGCCGGTGACGCCGAGGCACTGGACGAGGCACTGGAAGCGCTGACGGGCGAGGGCGTGCGGGTGCGTCGGGTCGCGGTGGACTACGCCTCGCACACCCGGCACGTGGAAGCCATCCGCGACACCCTCGCCGAAACCCTGGCCGGGATCGACGCCCAGGCCCCGACGGTGCCGTTCTACTCCACCGTCGCCGGCGGCTGGGTGGTGGACGCCGGGGTCCTGGACGGCGACTACTGGTACCGGAACCTGCGCGGCCAGGTGGGCTTCGGCCCGGCCGTGGCCGACCTGCTCGACCAGGGGCACGGGGTGTTCGTGGAGGTCAGTGCCCACCCGGTGCTGGTCCAGCCGGTCAGCGAGATCGTCGACGGCACGGACACCGATGCGGTGGTGACCGGGTCGCTGCGCCGCGAGGACGGTGGCCCGCGACGGCTGCTGGCCTCGATGGCCGAGCTGTTCGTACGCGGCGTGGCCGTCGATTGGAGCGGTGTGCTGCCGCAGACGGCGCCGTCCCGGCGCGTGGACCTGCCGACGTACGCCTTCGACCACCAGCACTACTGGCTCCAGACGGCCGGGTCGGCCACGGACGCTGCGTCGCTGGGCCAGACGACGGCCGATCACCCGCTGCTGGGCGCGGTGGTGCAGCTGCCGCAGTCGGACGGGCTTGTCTTCACTTCGCGGCTGTCGCTGAAGTCGCAGCCCTGGCTGGCCGATCACACGATCGCCGGCGTGGTGCTCCTTCCGGGCACCGGCATGGTGGAGCTCGCGGTGCGGGCCGGCGACGAGGCGGGCTGCGGGGTCCTGGACGAACTCGTCATCGAGGCACCGCTGGTGGTGCCCGAGCACGGCGGAGTCCGCGTCCAGGTCGCCGTCGGAGGACCGGGTGAGAACGCATCGCGGACCGTGGAGATCTACTCCCAGCGCGAGGACGCTGCCGGTGAGGGCGTGTGGACGCGGCACGCCACCGGTGTGCTGTCGGCATCGGCTCGGACGGGCGGCAGTGGCACCGGGTTCGACTTTGCCGCCTGGCCGCCGGCCGGCGCGCAGCCGGTCGAGGTCGGGGACTTCTACTCCGGCTTGGGCGAGCGCGGCTACGGCTACGGTCCGGCGTTCCAGGGCGTACGGGCGGTCTGGCGGCGCGGCGACGAGGTCTTCGCCGAGGTCGCCCTGCCCGAGGGGCAGCGCAAGGACGCCGGCAGGTTCGGCATCCACCCCGCGCTGCTGGACGCGGCCCTGCACGCAGGGACGCCCGACGCCGCGGAGGCGGACGGACAGCTGCAGCCGCTCGACTGGAACGGGCTGCTGCTGCACGCCGCGGGCGCCTCGGCCCTGCGGGTACGGCTGGCGCCCTTCGGGCCGGACGCCCTGGCGGTCGAGGCTGCCGACGAGACCGGCGGCCTGGTCCTGACGCTGGACTCGCTGGTGTCCCGTCCGGTCTCCGCCGCGCAGTGGGAGACCGCGGGGGGCACGGCGCGTACCGACTCGCTGTTCCGGGTGGAGTGGACCGAGCTGTCCCAGGCCCAGGGTGCCGGGCTGTCGCCGTCGTGGCTGCCGGTGGCCGATGCCGACGATGTGGCGGCTTTCGCCGGGAGCGCAGATGCCCCGGCGGTGGCGGTCCTCGAGGCCGTCGGTGGTACCGGCGAGGGTGCGGTGCTGGATCTGACCTCCCGGGTGCTGGAGGTCGTCCAGGCGTGGCTGGCCGGGTCCGGGCTGGAGGAGTCGCGGCTGGTGGTCGTGACCCGGGGCGCGGTTCCCGCCGGCGACGGCGCGGTGACCGACCCGGCCGGGTCGGCGGTGTGGGGCCTGGTGCGTGCCGCCCAGGGCGAGAACCCCGACCGGATCGTCCTGTTGGACACCGACCCCGCTGCCGAAGGCGCCGCGGAGCTGGTGCTCGGTGCGGTGCTGGCCGGCGGGGAGCCGCAGGTCGCGGTCCGTGGGACGGTCCTCTCCGCCCCCCGGCTCGTCCGGGCGGGCGACGAGGCCCCGGATGCTCCCGTGGTGTTCGGGCCGGAGGGAACGGTCCTGGTCACGGGTGGCACCGGGTCGTTGGGTGGCCTCGTGGCCCGGCATCTGGTCTCCCGGCGCGGGGTGCGTCAGCTGCTGCTGGCCAGCCGTCGGGGTCCTGAGGCCGAAGGCGTGCAGGAACTGGTCGCCGAACTCACCGAACAGGGCGCTGCGGTGTCGGTCGTGGCCTGTGACGTGTCCGACCGCGGCCAGGTCGAGGCCCTGCTGGCATCGGTGCCGGCCGAGCACCGCCTGACCGGTGTCGTGCACACCGCCGGTGTGCTGGATGCCGGGGTGATCGAAACGCTGACCCCGGAGCGGCTGGCGAGGGTGTTCGCGCCCAAGGTGGACGCGGTACGGCACCTGGATGAGCTGACCCGCGGCCTGGACCTCGACGCGTTCGTCGTCTACTCCTCCGTCTCGGCCGTCTTCATGGGCGCGGGCAGTGGCAGTTACGCCGCGGCGAACGCCTACCTGGACGGGCTGATGGCCCACCGCAGGGCGGCAGGTGTGCCGGGTCTGTCGCTGGCCTGGGGCCTGTGGGACCAGACCTCCGGCATGGCGGCCAACACCGACGACCTCACCAGGAACCGGATGAACCGGCGTGGTGGTCTGCAGGCGATGCCGCTTGCAGAGGGCATGGAGCTGTTCGAAGCCGCTCTGGGGTCCGCACAGTCGCTGCTGGTGCCGGCCAAGCTGGACCTGCGCGGGGTGCGCGCCGACGCGGCCGCCGGTGGCGGCGTACCGCACATGCTCCGCAGCCTGGTCCGGGCGGGCCGTCAGCAGGCACAGGCGGCGGACACCGCCGACGAGGGCCGCAAGCTGTACGACCGGCTGGCCGCACTGACCGCCGCCGACCAGGCGAAGGTCCTCCTCGACCTGGTGCGGACCCAGGTGGCCGCCGTGCTCGGACACGCCGGTCCGGAGAGCGTGCGGACGGACATGGCGTTCAAGGACGCCGGCTTCGACTCGCTCACGTCGGTGGAATTGCGCAACCGGCTGCGTGAGGCGACCGGTCTGAAGCTTCCGGCCACGCTGGTCTTCGACTATCCGGCCCCGCAGGTCCTCGCCCGCCACCTGCACCAGGAATTGCTGCCGGCCGACGACGCAATTGAGATGGAAGTGGATGAGGAGCGACTGCGGAACGCACTCGTATCTCTCCCGCTGGCCCGGTTCCGGGAAGCAGGATTGATGGAAGCCCTGGTCAAGCTGGTCGCCCGTGGCGATGGCGAACCGGAGATCGGCGGGATCGACAACGCCGACGAGGAGAGGGCGATCGCCGAGCTGGACGTCGACGATCTCGTGCAACTGGCGCTCGGCGAATAA